In Lotus japonicus ecotype B-129 chromosome 5, LjGifu_v1.2, one genomic interval encodes:
- the LOC130719905 gene encoding uncharacterized protein At4g04775-like has translation MFFIFVPHLCSSSLFLISVLHLSSFLILWPIVQMSQTSRESRSGSKSSSSIAVRRTMIRRGRCNCGDLVVYLTSHTDINPNRNFWRCRHFLRPNDCGFFLWDDESGLDGAERQNVIEGVKTFEELEDMKRRLAERQMELEAMKRKWEDTLTKLEDMKTKLEDSQLKIVNLQWNLKWEIQKNNLAILTCILLFVVVV, from the exons ATGTTCTTCATCTTTGTTCCTCATCTCTGTTCTTCATCTTTGTTCCTCATCTCTGTTCTTCATCTCTCGTCCTTCCTCATTCTCTGGCCAATTGTGCAAATGTCTCAAACGTCAAGGGAATCTCGATCTGGTTCgaaatcttcttcttccattgctgTTCGACGCACAATGATACGACGTGGGAGGTGTAATTGCGGAGACCTGGTAGTGTATTTGACTTCCCACACTGATATTAACCCGAATAGAAATTTCTGGAGATGCAGACATTTCTTG AGACCAAATGACTGTGGCTTTTTTCTATGGGATGATGAGTCTGGCTTAGATGGTGCAGAGAGACAAAATGTAATTGAAGGGGTGAAAACATTTGAAGAATTGGAGGATATGAAAAGGAGATTGGCAGAAAGACAGATGGAATTGGAGGCTATGAAGAGGAAGTGGGAGGACACTTTGACCAAATTGGAGGACATGAAGACCAAATTGGAGGATAGCCAGTTGAAGATTGTCAATCTGCAATGGAACCTTAAATGGGAAATTCAGAAGAATAACTTGGCAATTTTGACATGTATTCTGTTGTTTGTAGTGGTTGTATAG
- the LOC130718606 gene encoding laccase-15, with translation MKMSFGKEVFLLILCCFSLICFSSSMRRHYKFVVEEALYTRLCSTKSILTVNGEFPGPTIRVHKGDTVYVNVHNKGKHNITLHWHGVKQPRNPWTDGPQYITQCPIQPGGKFRQKIIFSSEEGTLWWHAHSDWIRATVHGAIIIYPRRHSNYPFPQPDAEVPIIFGEWWKNDVNKVYRESVETGGDPNVSDAITINGQPGDLYPCSKSETFKLNVDQGNLYLLRIINAAMNLILFFSVSKHKLTVIGADAAYTKPITNDYICISPGQTMDVLLYANQEPNDYYMAARAYSSGFRVPFTNSTATARIQYSENYYYTPPSTSSCPPLPYLPNYNDTRAAFNFITSIRGLPHENAHEVPKIITTHIVTTVSVNTFPCPRGKSCMGPNGNIFAASMNNISFKTPSYDILEAYYYHIHGVFRKGFPKFPPFVFNFIADSLPVTLNTPKRGTKVVVVKYGATVEVVFQGTNLLSGLDHPMHLHGFSFHVVGYGFGNFNKRKSPMYYNLIDPPLLNTVIVPKNGWAAIRFVADNPGVWFMHCHLERHLSWGMETVFIVKNGKSSHAKLLPPPPDMPPC, from the exons atGAAAATGTCGTTTGGCAAGGAAGTGTTCCTCCTAATTCTATGTTGTTTTTCCTTGATCTGTTTTAGTTCCTCAATGCGGAGGCATTACAAATTTGTT GTCGAGGAAGCCCTGTATACAAGACTCTGTTCAACAAAAAGCATATTGACAGTGAATGGAGAATTCCCAGGGCCAACTATTAGAGTCCACAAGGGTGATACAGTCTATGTCAATGTTCATAACAAGGGCAAACACAACATCACTTTACACTG GCATGGAGTGAAGCAGCCAAGGAATCCATGGACAGATGGTCCTCAATACATCACACAGTGTCCTATTCAACCAGGAGGGAAATTCAGGCAGAAGATTATTTTTTCATCAGAGGAAGGGACCTTGTGGTGGCATGCTCATAGTGATTGGATAAGAGCAACTGTTCATGGGGCTATCATTATCTATCCAAGAAGGCATAGTAACTACCCTTTCCCCCAACCTGATGCAGAGGTGCCCATCATATTTG GAGAGTGGTGGAAGAATGATGTGAACAAGGTCTACAGAGAATCTGTTGAAACTGGAGGAGACCCAAATGTATCTGATGCCATCACTATAAATGGTCAACCAGGGGATCTGTACCCTTGCTCAAAATCAG AAACATTCAAGTTGAATGTAGACCAAGGCAACTTATATCTTCTCCGCATCATCAATGCCGCAATGAACCTTATTCTCTTTTTCTCCGTTTCCAAACACAAACTCACTGTCATCGGTGCCGATGCCGCGTACACCAAACCAATTACAAATGATTATATCTGCATATCTCCAGGACAAACAATGGATGTATTGTTGTATGCCAATCAAGAACCTAATGACTACTACATGGCTGCTAGGGCATATTCAAGTGGATTTAGAGTCCCCTTCACTAACTCCACAGCCACTGCTAGAATTCAATATTCTGAAAATTATTACTACACTCCAccatcaacatcatcatgtCCTCCATTACCTTATCTTCCCAACTACAATGACACACGGGCAGCTTTCAACTTCATTACCAGCATTAGAGGGTTACCTCATGAAAACGCTCATGAAGTCCCCAAAATTATCACCACTCACATAGTGACCACTGTTTCTGTCAACACCTTTCCTTGTCCTAGAGGCAAATCATGCATGGGTCCAAATGGAAATATTTTCGCTGCAAGCATGAACAACATAAGTTTTAAAACCCCTAGCTATGACATACTAGAAGCCTATTACTACCATATCCATGGGGTGTTCAGAAAGGGGTTTCCCAAGTTTCCTCCATTCGTGTTTAACTTCATTGCAGATTCTTTGCCTGTGACGCTGAACACGCCGAAGCGTGGGACTAAAGTTGTTGTTGTGAAGTATGGTGCAACTGTGGAAGTTGTTTTCCAAGGGACAAATTTGCTTTCAGGGCTTGACCATCCTATGCATCTCCATGGATTTAGTTTCCATGTTGTTGGATATGGATTTGGCAATTTCAATAAAAGGAAGAGCCCCATGTATTACAATCTCATTGATCCTCCCCTTCTCAATACAGTGATTGTACCTAAAAATGGCTGGGCTGCCATAAGGTTCGTGGCCGACAACCCAG GAGTGTGGTTCATGCACTGCCATCTTGAACGGCACCTCTCTTGGGGAATGGAGACAGTGTTTATTGTGAAGAATGGAAAATCCTCACATGCAAAGTTACTACCTCCACCACCAGATATGCCTCCATGTTGA